CACTTCGGTTTCACCGGGATCTGACTCCCAGGCCAACTTATTTCTGCAGAGCTTCATACAGAAATAACAACTGGCCACCTCTCCTGTGATGGCCCGACGACCTCAACTTCTACATGTTCAAAACTACTCTTAATTATTGCCCCAACTTCATGctggggacccccctctccccctgtggCACCGCCCCTGGCGCTCAAGCCAGAAAACTGAGCCTCCTGCTGACTTCCCCCACCCACTCTGGCCCCATCTTGTCAGTCTTACCATTTCACCTTCTTCCCATCTCCTGAATGTGTCCCATTCTCTCTCTACCTTTATGGCCACCATCTTAGTTCTGGGCCCCATCATTTCTGGTTTATTTGGCAGAAACAGACTTAAGTCTAGGTCACCACTACTTTTCCTAAGACAAAAATTTGATCTTCTTAACTCACTGACGTAAGAATCCTCCATATTAACTCCTTTGTTAGACTCAATAatcacggggggcgggggggggatcaCGTACGGAGTTCCCTAAACACACGGGTGACTAACGCCCCTTTTACTAACTTTGCGGACTAACCATCACAGCTGATACTTAACTGATGCGCCGGGCATTGCACTACATGCTTTGCTAACACACTTTCTGaattaatcttcacaacagcttCACGAGTGGGTGTCATTTACACAACCGTGGGAACGGCAACACGAGAGAGAGAATTTGCTTGGAGGTCCTGGACCACATGCAATGGAAGTTAGCTACGGAGCCAGCAATCCGATTCCAGGGTCCAACTTCCTGACCGCCAGGCCTGCGCCGGCCAGAAGGCGTGTGCCTCCCACGGGCAAGCCCCGCTCGCCCAGAATGGACTCCGCTTTGTGCTCTGTCTGGAACCCGCGTTGCCCAGGAACCAAGGAGGCGGCCGGGGACATGGTGCCTGGGGTGGGCGTGGAGGAGCGGTCACGGGAAGAGGAGAGTGCGAGACGGCCCCGTGGGTGGGGAGCGCAGGCCGCACCAAGGCGGCCCGGGCCGGCACCCGGAGCCCGTGCCCTCCCCGCCGCCGCCAGCGTCGCGGACCTCGGCCGCCCGGGAAGAGCAGCGCCGGCCGGGGCGCTGGGAAGTCTGCGCCCGCGGAAGGAAGTCGGCGCGCAGCTTCCGGCGCGCGGAGATGACGTAGGGACCGCGCTTCCGCGTTGGGGAGCGGGCGGCGGATCCCGGGAAGCGCACACCCGGGGTCCCGGCAGCGGGGTGGCCCGCGGGCCCACGGCGGGATGCACCGCCGCGGGGTGGGAGCCGGCGCCATCGCCAAGAAGAAGCTCGCCGAGGTGAGGGGGGAAGGCGGGCCCGCAGCCATGTCCGGTCCGCGGGGAGCTGGCGTCTCTGGGGCGCGGAGCTCTGTCCCCCCAACGGCCTCCCTGCCGTCTGGCGCGGGCTTCCCGGGCACCCGGGCGCGGAGTGTCTCCGGCTTCCGGTAGACTGGAATGTCAGCATCCCCAAATCCACCAGCCCTTTCCCCCGCCTCCCCAGTGTTCCCGCAGGCGTCCGTCCATTCTGCCTCCTCATCCCTCTCCCTAAGCAAAGCCGGTGAAGAGAGACCGTCTTTTCAGCGGCGGCAGCACGAGCGGGGGCCCCCCGCGCCCACTCGCTCCGCTCACGCTGGTCTCTTTGTCTGACAGGCCAAGTACAAGGAGCGAGGGACTGTCCTGGCTGAGGACCAGCTGGCCCAGGTGAGTCGCTGGAAGGCTCCAGGCAGGAAGGGAGACcccacagggctgggcaggacACGTTGGGTATAAACTGGATTGTTTGGGTTGAGTTAAAAAGAGGATATTTGGCAGATCCTGATTGCTGAACTCCTCGGAGCTTTTCGCTGGCTTGCTGATGATCATGATAGTTACCATCGTTGAGTGACTACATGCTCCCAGCCCGCCAGGCCTGTGTCCATTTTCTTCTTTACGTAGACTGTCTTGTTCATTCCTCCCGAAAAGCCTGCCAGGAAGGAACACTGttctttttagtttaaaattgAGGCCCCTGTGGTATTAAGTAATTTGTCTAAGGTTACGTGGGTAGTAAGTAGTAGCGCTGTTAGGTCTTTTTTGGAGTTTTTACTTTAAATTCCTAAGAATAAGACCAGCTGCGGTGGATCGGGGTTGAGCTTccacgtatgaaccaggaggtcacagtttgattcccggcccaggcatatgcccaggtttggggctccatccccaggcgttcaggaggcagccgaccaatgattctctctcatcattggcgtttctgtttctctttccctctcccttcctctctgaaatcaataaagatatattaacaAGTTTAAATAAATTCCTAAGAATAACATGAAAATATTGCCTACCCTGTGGCACCCATCTCCACGAGCATCATGTCATGTACCAGAAGTGTGTATGAGTGACGGGTGCACAGTTTCCTTCTCTAACCATTTCCCTTTTCTGTGCTTGCCCTGCGTTTACTCGGTTATTGTAACTGGTGAAGAAGAGAAGGCAGTTAAGGAGGGAAACCGGCCCTTGAACCGAGGAAAGAGAGTAGGCACGGGCTGTGCTTTTCAAAAGCTCTCACTCATGGGGAGGTGGCATGCAGGAAACTGGAAATGATGACTAAACTGTATGTGTCTCATGTGCAGCAAGTGAAGAGAGAGTGGGCCAGACGTTACCCTTGGTGGGGTAGAAGACAGGCTTTGTGAGAAGGAGTTAATACAAACAGGACGTCAGAAAATCCCCCAAATACTTGTGTTTAACTTTGGAATGTAATCTGGAAGACCCACAGCCCTCCGTCAGGGATTCTTTATCTGGAATTGATCCCCAAGGAGGTCCATGACTCAGATTGGACAACCACTCCAACACCTAACTCATGCCAGGCTTCCTTGTTCTCCTAGCCAGCCTGTCAGTGCGGAAGCTTTCCCACTGCATGCATGCTGCAGTCCCTCATTTTGAAGacaaaatgactcactagattcATCTTCAACTTAATAACAGTTTTCCTGGGGAAAAGAAGTACCACATTAGATGTGCACATTGTTAGATGCATCTTGACtttagaacaggaaaaaaaaaagtgtattttcgAAATAAGGAGACATGACCGCATCTCATTTCGGCTGACAACAGACCTGTGAAGGAGAGGCAGGGATCAAAAGAAAGggaacagccaaaaccggtttggctcagtggatagagcatcagcctgcggactgaaaggtcccaggttcgattccggtcgggggcatgtacctgggttgcgggcacatccccagtagggggtgtgcaggaggcagctgatcgatgtttctcatcgatgtttctaactctctatcgctctcccttcctctctttaaaaaatcaataaaatatatttaaaaaacaaacaaacaaaatgatctAATGTGAAAAGAAAGGGAACAGAAAACAGTGTAATGGCAGATCTGAGGATGAGGACATACCTTCCTTCAGCCTTTGCACTGCCACTGGGCCGGGACCTATGTTTGACATCTGATTCTCCCCTAGCGGGGCTAATCCTACCCTCCCCCTTGTCCATCTTACAGATGTCGAAGCAATTGGACATGTTCAAGACCAACCTGGAGGAATTTGCCAGCAAACACAAGCAAGAAATCCGAAAGAATCCTGAGTTTCGGGTTCAGTTCCAGGATATGTGTGCCACCATTGGGGTGGATCCTCTGGCCTGTAAGGAGTGGTCTGTAGGAATCGGTGTTCTCCTAGGATTCCCAAGGGACAGAAGCTACCTAGTTGTTATCACTGCTGGTACAGGGGCATCTTCTAGAAGGGACTGCAGGGAGATAAAGAGTGCCCAGCAGGACAGTGAGTGCCCAGTTCGATGGGGAAGATGGAGAGGCTGGAATGCAGGTCGAGGAGCCAGTGTTCTTCTCTTGAATGACCTACAGTGGAATTTTTTATggccattttttcccctttattaaaaaatatttagttttaatgaaaataatgtgtGATCATGCTATcagcaaaggagaaaaaagaaaaggagaaagtagAAGTCTTCTCAGTCCTATAATTTCAGAGATAAAGTACTGTTAAGGAATATCTTTCAAGACACCTTCATATTATCAATTTCTTTCACATATATGGATTAATGCTATAAGTACAACGCTGTAACCTGCATTTTTCACTCAAAATACTGCCTTCAATAGATTCTTGAATGCTAGGTCTGTGTATTGCCCTTAGCCTTGTCGACCATATGTCCCGTTATGTTTCACTGTATACTTTGGGAAAGGAAAACTCATTTTTATAGTATCCTGAGCCAGAATCGGCAGCCAATTAGAAATGCCTTTTAGATGGCCTACCCTTTACAACTGTCTGAGCCTGTTTCAAGAGTCAGATTGTGTTGAAGATACTAAGTAATATTGGAGCAGAAGGACTTAAGGCTAGGCAGGGAAGACTCCCATAGGGtagctttaaaagaaaagatgtaACTAATGAATAcctggcttttgtttttctttcagctGGAAAAGGATTTTGGTCTGAGATGCTAGGTGTGGGAGACTTCTATTATGAACTGGGCGTCCAGATTATTGAAGTGTGCCTGGCCCTGAAGCACCGGAATGGAGGTGAGAGTGGTTAGGTTCTGTGGACTGGGCTTTGGATTTCTCTGAGAGAGAATAAACCTTGAGAAATAGCCTTTCCCACCCTGCCATCTGCAGGCCAATAAGGTCTCGAGTAGCATCTTAGCTGCTTCATGCCCTTGAATCGTTGGTAGGTCTCTATGGCCAGGGTAAATGGAATTACCTGGATGATTGTCTCTATTCTTCAGAGATCTTTGGCTAGGAAGGTCTAGCCCCTATTCATCGCAGAAAATAGAAAGGAGGTAGGAAATAGGGTATGAAAATTCCAACTAAGTGTCTGTTCTCTAAAATGTGACCTTAgccctggcctgcgtggctcagttggctgagcatcagtccatgcaccaagaggtcactggttcgattcccggtcagggcacatgccctggttgcaggctctatctccagtagggggtgttcaggaggcagctgattgatatttctctttctccctctcccttcctaaaaaaacaacaacaagtcaataaaaacatgtttaaaaataaaatgaaatgtgacCTTAAATATGGTCATCCAGTAGTGTCATCTTAATAAGCACAGTAAATGGTCTGTGTTGAAGTTAAAGAGAAAACCTAAAAAACCGGTTATAAATCATTGGTTATAAGTAGACAATATTGATGTGAAGATGCATTTACAGTTTTTCAGAGAAGCTGCTgcctttgtttgttttattagcCGTAAAGGTAACCCTTCCTCTGCTTCCTGTCTCCCCTCCAATAGGTCTAATAACCCTGGAGGAACTACATCAACAGGTGTTGAAAGGAAGAGGCAAATTCGCCCAGGACGTCAGCCAGTAGGTCTTAACTTCCAACCTCTTGGTGTATAGAAAGGTCTTTAAAAAGCAGATGGATATCTTTTCTCCTTACTGTTCTCTGTCTAGGATAGTTTAGGAATCATTTTATTCCTCATTATGATCAGAAAACTCAAtacagagagagataaaaaacacaaaaaccactTATTTCTCAACTGATAGAACTGTTAGACATTTGGATATACTTTCTTCTAAGTTTTTTCCtcatgcatacatatgtatatttttaaacattcttgggTCTTTGTATACTCTTGAGATTGAGATCAGGTAGAGTGGCAGGGGCCCAGAGAGGCTTGGGAAGGGGATTGGgttagaacagtggtcagcaaactccttagtcaacagagccaaatatcaacagtacaacgattgaaatttcttttgagagccaatttttttaaacttaaactatataggtaggtacattgttattaacttaattagggtactcctaaggcttaggaagagccacactcaaggggccaaagagccgcatgtggcgagccgcagtttgccgaccacgggttagAAGATGTGGTATCAATGGTTCTGGTTCACCCAGCCCCTGTGTGTGACTCCAATTTGAGAAAAGGTAGAAAGGTTGTTAGTGTGTGGGCTGAATACGTGGTCTACACATTGTTTTGCaggttttcttttcctctaaTTTGAGTTAGTTTGTTGAGTGGAGAGCCTGACCATCTTCCCTGAATGTTCAAGCAGTTTGGTGCCCTTTTAACCCTCTTTACTGAAGTAGTTAAACGTTGTACCGCCTTTGGAATCTTCTGTCAAGGTACTCTGCCCAGGGCAGAGCTGAAATTGCATTGTTGCTAGGTTTGCTTTGCCAACGGTCTTTCAGCAGCTCTTCCTCACCTTAGAGATGACCTGATCAGGGCCATCAAGAAACTGAAGGCCCTTGGCTCTGGCTTCGGCATCATCCCTGTCAGCGGCACGTACCTCATTCAGTCTGTTCCAGCTGAGCTCAATATGGACCACACTGTGGTGCTGCAGCTGGCAGAGGTACTGAtgtgccccgtgtgtgtgtgtgccgtgtgtgtgccctgtgtgtgccccgtgtgtgtgccctgtgtgtgtgtgttgcatggTAGGGAGGGGATCTGGAGCACCTTTGATCTCACTTTTTGCTGAAACTGTCTAATGGATGTACTACTCAGACCTGTGCTCATtcagcagacatttattgagcagctacagTGCAAAGCACCGGGCTAGGCTGTGGGCCATATAAAAATGGGTACCACATAGttcctgctctcaaggagcttacagtctagtggaGTAGACAGACATGCAGACAACTAACCATATTTCCTTGGGTAGACAGATTCTTGGATGTCTTCTTAAAACTACATTATggattctttaaaacaaatttttaaaacttgtttgcCATCCCCTGTTCCTCATCATGCCTTAAGCATAGGCCATCCTCCCCCAAATCCTTATCATGTATTTAAAGAAGACATGTTCAGTCTTCTTAATTCTGTAATGTAGAACAAAACTAATAAGGAGGGACTTTTCTTGATTGGAGAACAGGTAGGGTGagacaggcaggggctgaatatttaaatattttagattatcACTTTTTCCTATCACTTAGTCACTCTGAATCTTCCCTTGTCATACTCgagaaagtaaaaattaatatttagtgCCAGGGACTCTACTTTTTAAGACTGAATCACTCAACCTACCCGTTACCTGAgtcacccctcccttctcctcctcgcTGCTGGGACCTCTAAACATTCTTTTTCTATGCTCATCGGCTCTCTGTGCCCACAGACCGTTCCTCCTCTTGTCTGGATAAGTCAGTTGTCCCTGGGCAAAGGCTGGGTTCTAAAAATTCCCATTCCTCCTTCTTTCAGAAAAATGGCTACGTGACTGTCAGTGATATCAAAGCCAGTCTTAAATGGGAGACAGAGCGAGCTCGGCATGTGCTGGTATGTGACTTTTGGAATGACCCAGAAAAGATGGGCCCCAAATGGGAGGAAGTGGGTGGTCAGGAACCACACAGATAGGAGTTTCAGCCTTGATCTGCTGGCCTCTTGCCTTGAAGGCTACTGCTGCCACACTGAAAGTAACCCCGGCATGTCACTGAAGATGGCACTGAGAGGTAGAATGCATAAAGGCAGGCTTCTAACCTTGACACATGTAAAACCGGGCTGCCACCACGACTAGAGGATCACCAACACCTGCTCTCTCTCCTGACCAGAACGTGGCCAGATGATT
The genomic region above belongs to Myotis daubentonii chromosome 16, mMyoDau2.1, whole genome shotgun sequence and contains:
- the SNF8 gene encoding vacuolar-sorting protein SNF8 — protein: MHRRGVGAGAIAKKKLAEAKYKERGTVLAEDQLAQMSKQLDMFKTNLEEFASKHKQEIRKNPEFRVQFQDMCATIGVDPLASGKGFWSEMLGVGDFYYELGVQIIEVCLALKHRNGGLITLEELHQQVLKGRGKFAQDVSQDDLIRAIKKLKALGSGFGIIPVSGTYLIQSVPAELNMDHTVVLQLAEKNGYVTVSDIKASLKWETERARHVLEHLLKEGLAWLDLQAPGEAHYWLPALFTDLYSQEITAEEAREALP